Proteins encoded within one genomic window of Nitrospina gracilis 3/211:
- a CDS encoding ABC transporter permease, whose product MTKAWRLFTQYLSTVYACRNTIKALTVREIKVRYVGSLGGLAWSIIHPLVIILVYWMVFSVGFKIQPSSNIPFIVAFLCGFIPWSLFNETLMANTQAIIKNTHLATKVVFPTEVLPLVNFLASLITHGIMLVILLGVMIFNGISPTFYNLQFLYYLLPLTIFILGLSWITSALNVFYRDVGQVILALLNLWFWLTPIVWMLEMMPEPYSFYLKLNPMVHVVEGYRNSFLHGVPFWQHPGAEIYLWGCSILFFVLGGWVFRRLKWEFAEVL is encoded by the coding sequence ATGACGAAAGCCTGGAGACTATTCACCCAATACCTGAGCACGGTATATGCCTGCCGCAACACAATTAAGGCGCTCACGGTGCGGGAAATCAAGGTTCGGTATGTTGGCAGTCTGGGTGGACTGGCGTGGTCCATCATTCATCCCCTCGTGATCATCCTCGTTTACTGGATGGTGTTCTCGGTGGGCTTCAAAATCCAACCGAGCAGTAATATTCCATTCATTGTTGCATTCCTATGTGGATTTATTCCGTGGAGCTTGTTCAATGAAACCCTGATGGCGAACACACAGGCGATAATCAAGAATACTCACCTTGCCACCAAAGTGGTGTTCCCGACGGAGGTCCTGCCGCTGGTCAATTTTCTAGCGAGCCTCATCACCCACGGCATCATGCTGGTGATCCTGCTAGGAGTCATGATTTTCAATGGCATTTCGCCTACGTTCTACAATCTGCAATTTCTGTATTACCTTCTACCTCTTACCATCTTCATTCTGGGTTTGAGTTGGATCACTTCTGCGCTCAACGTGTTTTACCGCGATGTCGGGCAGGTGATTCTAGCTCTTCTGAACCTGTGGTTCTGGCTGACTCCGATCGTGTGGATGCTGGAGATGATGCCGGAGCCTTACAGCTTTTATCTGAAATTGAACCCGATGGTCCACGTCGTTGAAGGTTATCGCAACAGTTTTCTGCATGGCGTGCCTTTCTGGCAACACCCTGGAGCCGAAATATACCTATGGGGTTGCAGTATTTTATTTTTCGTTTTAGGAGGGTGGGTCTTTCGCAGATTGAAATGGGAATTCGCGGAGGTGCTTTAA
- a CDS encoding class I SAM-dependent methyltransferase, translating into MDKISSQQMVPEQRLVLEALARAAAIPNLKFLELGSWAGDSTVVLGNVAKEYGGKLYCIDWWKGNEGTPLVDIAAQEDVSSFFWKRITEAGLEDTVIPIRTSTDQGVELVRSLEFDLIFIDADHRFDAISRDIENYAPLVKKGSGILCGHDCEGFLSDFDLAFLKRGKDRDCYQSVHCGVVLAVGQAFSKVAIDYSVWSVRRLEKEGPGWTPTDISVPGLRKAAYLPPPPFAHSTNYNIFRLGRDLFAVPKNLGHYDLTSNDAFPQEVLQATSLKALKETINESLHPQGREPVLIETYKSFNLISHNNEIIAVHHSLGPMDLTKLTPEEIKEHRISERMVSGNFAEEVRVQIDHLTPLLVEESYRGFNIVLYKGRFHAVAQSLGDITDWPAHDFSKERVRGRYFVLDSLLEARSIIDTANDQISENRTLNQ; encoded by the coding sequence ATGGATAAAATAAGTTCGCAACAGATGGTACCCGAACAACGCCTTGTGTTGGAAGCGCTGGCGCGCGCCGCTGCAATCCCCAACCTGAAGTTCCTTGAACTAGGAAGCTGGGCTGGAGACTCCACGGTTGTACTCGGCAATGTAGCGAAAGAATATGGTGGCAAGTTGTATTGTATCGACTGGTGGAAAGGCAACGAAGGCACACCATTGGTAGACATTGCCGCTCAAGAGGACGTCTCCTCCTTTTTCTGGAAACGCATTACCGAAGCCGGCCTGGAAGATACCGTCATCCCCATTCGAACCTCTACAGACCAGGGTGTGGAACTGGTACGGAGCTTGGAATTCGATCTAATATTCATTGACGCCGATCACCGTTTCGATGCTATTTCACGGGACATTGAGAATTATGCTCCGCTAGTGAAAAAAGGAAGCGGCATTCTATGCGGTCACGACTGCGAAGGGTTTCTATCTGATTTCGATTTGGCATTTTTAAAACGCGGCAAGGATCGCGACTGTTACCAGAGCGTCCACTGCGGTGTGGTGCTGGCGGTGGGCCAGGCGTTTTCAAAGGTCGCCATCGATTACAGCGTGTGGAGCGTGCGGCGGCTTGAAAAGGAGGGGCCGGGGTGGACGCCGACGGATATCTCTGTTCCGGGCCTGCGAAAAGCCGCTTACCTGCCTCCCCCGCCTTTTGCCCATTCCACTAACTACAATATTTTCCGTCTGGGGCGGGATCTGTTTGCCGTGCCCAAAAACCTGGGACATTACGATCTCACTAGCAATGACGCCTTTCCCCAAGAGGTCCTCCAAGCCACGTCCCTGAAAGCGTTGAAAGAGACCATCAACGAATCGCTGCACCCACAAGGCAGGGAACCCGTTCTAATCGAAACCTATAAAAGTTTCAACCTGATCAGTCACAACAATGAAATCATAGCGGTTCATCACAGTCTCGGCCCAATGGACCTGACCAAACTCACACCCGAAGAAATCAAAGAACATCGAATTTCCGAAAGAATGGTGTCCGGTAACTTCGCGGAGGAAGTGCGGGTCCAGATCGACCACCTGACCCCCCTGCTGGTGGAGGAGAGCTACCGGGGCTTCAATATCGTTCTGTACAAAGGACGATTTCATGCCGTAGCGCAGAGCCTGGGCGACATCACCGACTGGCCGGCCCATGATTTTTCCAAAGAACGGGTGCGAGGCCGATACTTTGTACTCGATTCCCTCCTCGAGGCACGCTCCATCATAGACACCGCAAACGATCAAATTTCGGAGAATCGAACATTAAATCAGTAA
- the def gene encoding peptide deformylase has protein sequence MAVLPVLTYPNPRLKQISKPVAEVNDEVRAFIRDLEETMRAGPPSVGIAAPQVGRLERIVLLDVSMKPDIRHHGRVVLINPEFIQQSGKTKGREGCLSVPDFLGNVVRSKKIIIRALDEAGEKRVYEMEGYEARAAQHEIDHLDGKLFLDRLVSRRHDLFSRNLNPDTSCEGQSV, from the coding sequence ATGGCGGTCCTGCCAGTTCTAACGTATCCCAACCCCCGGCTCAAGCAGATTTCCAAACCGGTGGCGGAAGTGAACGACGAGGTACGCGCGTTCATTCGTGACCTGGAAGAGACCATGCGCGCCGGGCCGCCTTCGGTGGGTATCGCCGCGCCCCAGGTGGGGCGGCTGGAGCGCATCGTGCTTCTCGACGTGTCGATGAAGCCAGACATCCGGCATCACGGCCGCGTGGTGCTGATCAATCCGGAGTTCATTCAGCAGTCGGGAAAGACCAAGGGGCGCGAGGGGTGTCTTTCGGTTCCCGATTTTCTTGGCAACGTGGTGCGCTCGAAGAAGATCATCATCCGCGCGCTGGATGAGGCTGGGGAAAAACGGGTGTATGAGATGGAAGGCTACGAGGCTCGCGCGGCACAACACGAAATCGATCACCTCGATGGAAAACTGTTTCTCGACCGCCTCGTCAGCCGCCGCCACGATCTGTTTTCCCGTAATTTAAATCCAGATACTTCTTGCGAGGGCCAATCCGTGTGA
- a CDS encoding ABC transporter ATP-binding protein, protein MTTCLPISLRGVSKMYRLYASLQDRVREVFHPFQKKYHREFWALRDIDLEIEQGTTVGVVGRNGSGKSTLLQIMAGVLKPTAGEVFVEGRVSPLLELGAGFDPEFTGRENVMFSGSLMGFDEKQMSERLHDIEAFADIGQFIDQPVKVYSSGMFARLAFATAVHVDPDILIIDEVLAVGDARFQHKCFLKFREFQQAGKTILFVTHDVNKVLQHCDRAVFLEGGRILEDGKPKNVVDAYLDLVLTGTLATDEHRGRMAEVSNASEEEASTEAQATVQDLDQFLRHTYENDQCPQRPNYNQEEYRLGDSRATILDYRLVVDNRIDPPSIPWGTNTDIYMKATFHETVETPMFGISLKTVDGVMVTGTNTRFTKLDLRPVHAGETVVFKFTLQLNLQPGDYFVDLGVAEKLPDQDRLLDVRNSLIHLHIEYIKTFTGFSDLSQFAEEIVRLTPASHTVEKNG, encoded by the coding sequence ATGACCACCTGCCTGCCCATATCCCTGCGCGGCGTCTCAAAGATGTACCGTCTATATGCTTCACTACAAGATCGCGTTCGCGAAGTATTCCATCCTTTTCAGAAAAAATATCACCGGGAGTTCTGGGCACTTCGTGACATCGATCTTGAAATCGAGCAGGGGACAACCGTCGGAGTCGTTGGCCGGAACGGCTCAGGCAAATCCACATTACTGCAAATAATGGCAGGCGTTCTGAAACCGACTGCCGGTGAAGTATTCGTGGAAGGAAGAGTGTCACCATTGTTAGAGCTTGGGGCAGGATTCGATCCAGAATTCACCGGGCGCGAGAACGTGATGTTCAGTGGTTCACTAATGGGCTTCGACGAAAAACAAATGTCCGAACGCTTGCACGACATTGAAGCATTTGCCGACATCGGACAGTTCATCGACCAACCTGTCAAGGTATATTCGTCCGGAATGTTCGCACGCCTTGCGTTTGCGACAGCGGTGCACGTAGATCCAGATATCCTCATTATTGATGAGGTGTTGGCAGTAGGTGACGCGCGATTTCAGCACAAATGTTTTCTAAAGTTCCGCGAGTTTCAACAGGCAGGCAAAACCATCCTATTCGTCACCCACGACGTCAATAAGGTACTCCAGCACTGCGACCGTGCTGTATTCCTTGAAGGCGGACGAATCCTGGAAGACGGCAAACCCAAAAATGTGGTGGACGCTTACCTCGACCTCGTGCTGACGGGGACGCTGGCAACCGATGAGCACCGTGGCAGAATGGCCGAAGTGTCTAACGCGAGTGAAGAAGAGGCATCCACCGAAGCACAGGCGACCGTGCAGGATCTCGATCAATTTCTACGACACACCTATGAAAACGACCAATGTCCGCAACGCCCCAATTACAACCAGGAGGAATACCGGCTGGGCGACAGCCGCGCCACCATCCTTGATTACAGGCTGGTGGTCGATAATCGGATCGATCCTCCTTCCATACCGTGGGGAACCAATACCGACATCTATATGAAAGCGACGTTTCATGAAACCGTCGAGACACCCATGTTCGGAATTTCGCTCAAAACCGTAGACGGGGTGATGGTTACCGGCACCAATACGCGCTTTACCAAACTCGACCTACGGCCCGTGCACGCAGGCGAAACGGTGGTGTTCAAATTCACCCTTCAGTTGAACCTGCAACCAGGCGATTACTTTGTGGACCTGGGTGTGGCAGAAAAGTTACCGGACCAAGACCGTCTGCTGGACGTACGCAACAGTCTCATCCACCTGCACATCGAGTACATAAAAACCTTCACTGGTTTTTCGGACTTGAGCCAGTTCGCGGAAGAAATCGTGCGCCTCACCCCAGCTTCCCACACGGTGGAAAAGAATGGATAA
- a CDS encoding glycine cleavage system protein R, with product MANWYMLTLVGRDGPGIVAAVSRVLYENGGNIGEASMARLGGNFSMMLMVECPLELNELETRLQPAVEPWNLMVHLDAIDADLHHHVEPDVKISIYGADRAGIVAAATSALAEAGLNIFNLETDVGGTEAEPIFIMHIEGVAERGLPPLEAACQTLSRDQQVETHLSPIDTLMG from the coding sequence ATGGCAAACTGGTACATGCTCACATTGGTAGGACGCGACGGGCCGGGCATCGTCGCCGCCGTCAGCCGGGTTTTGTACGAAAACGGCGGCAACATCGGCGAGGCCAGCATGGCACGGCTGGGCGGCAACTTTTCCATGATGCTCATGGTGGAATGCCCGCTGGAGTTGAACGAACTGGAAACGCGCCTCCAACCCGCGGTCGAGCCGTGGAACCTGATGGTGCACCTCGATGCCATCGACGCCGACCTGCATCATCACGTCGAGCCGGACGTGAAGATCAGCATCTACGGGGCGGACCGTGCGGGGATCGTCGCCGCCGCGACGAGCGCACTGGCGGAAGCGGGTCTCAACATTTTCAACCTCGAAACCGACGTCGGCGGCACCGAAGCGGAACCCATCTTCATCATGCACATCGAGGGGGTGGCCGAACGCGGCCTGCCGCCGCTGGAGGCCGCCTGCCAAACCCTGTCCCGCGACCAGCAGGTGGAAACGCATCTGTCGCCAATCGACACGCTGATGGGGTGA